The proteins below are encoded in one region of Deltaproteobacteria bacterium:
- a CDS encoding serine hydroxymethyltransferase, which translates to MSLLKDFDPELFDSICKETERQEFQLELIASENLVSERVMEAQGSLLTNKYAEGYPDKRYYGGCEYVDIAEKLAIERAKTIFGAEHVNVQPHSGSQANMGVYFAVLKPGDTILGMNLAHGGHLTHGSPVNFSGRLYNVVPYGVDKETEYIDYDEVERLAIEHKPKLIVVGASAYPRILDFKKFREIADKAGACVMVDIAHIAGLVATGLHPSPVPFAEFVTTTTHKTLRGPRGGMIMCQERFAKDINSRIFPGIQGGPLMHVIAAKAVAFKEAMSDEFKAYQKQVLENAVTLAASLKEKGYRIVSGGTDNHLMLVDLTPKNLTGKVAEEALDLAGITVNKNGIPFDTQSPFITSGIRIGTPAITTRGLKNPEMKIIASFIDQILSDPENKQLQSKIKGEVKELCKKFPIYQDRLKACN; encoded by the coding sequence ATGTCTTTACTGAAAGATTTTGATCCTGAACTTTTTGACTCTATTTGCAAAGAAACTGAAAGACAGGAATTCCAGCTCGAACTGATTGCCTCTGAAAATTTGGTCAGTGAAAGAGTTATGGAAGCTCAGGGAAGCCTGTTAACCAATAAATATGCCGAAGGTTATCCCGATAAGCGATATTATGGCGGTTGCGAATATGTCGATATTGCTGAAAAGCTTGCTATTGAAAGAGCTAAGACGATCTTTGGCGCAGAACATGTAAACGTACAGCCACATTCCGGTTCCCAGGCCAATATGGGTGTATATTTTGCCGTGCTCAAACCCGGTGATACCATCCTGGGAATGAACCTTGCCCACGGCGGACATCTTACACACGGAAGCCCTGTTAATTTTTCAGGCAGACTTTATAATGTCGTTCCCTACGGTGTTGATAAAGAAACAGAATATATAGATTACGACGAAGTAGAAAGACTCGCCATCGAACATAAACCAAAATTGATCGTTGTCGGCGCCAGCGCCTATCCGAGAATTCTCGACTTCAAAAAATTCAGAGAAATTGCAGACAAGGCCGGCGCATGTGTTATGGTCGATATCGCCCACATTGCCGGTCTTGTTGCCACCGGCCTTCATCCTAGTCCCGTTCCTTTTGCTGAATTTGTTACAACGACTACCCATAAGACACTGAGAGGCCCGAGAGGGGGAATGATCATGTGTCAGGAGCGTTTCGCAAAAGATATTAATAGCCGTATCTTCCCCGGAATTCAGGGTGGACCCCTCATGCATGTCATCGCCGCCAAGGCTGTAGCATTTAAGGAAGCCATGAGCGATGAATTCAAAGCCTATCAAAAACAAGTGCTCGAAAATGCAGTCACTCTTGCCGCATCGCTAAAAGAGAAAGGTTACCGCATCGTATCCGGCGGAACTGACAATCATCTTATGCTTGTTGATCTCACTCCCAAGAACCTCACCGGTAAAGTCGCTGAAGAAGCGCTCGATCTTGCCGGGATAACAGTAAATAAAAATGGAATTCCTTTTGATACACAGAGCCCTTTCATTACCAGTGGTATAAGAATAGGCACGCCTGCCATAACCACCAGAGGCCTTAAAAATCCTGAAATGAAGATAATAGCATCATTCATCGATCAGATACTTAGCGACCCTGAAAATAAACAGCTTCAATCAAAGATTAAAGGCGAGGTTAAGGAACTTTGCAAGAAATTCCCCATATACCAGGACAGATTGAAAGCCTGCAATTAA